A section of the Hevea brasiliensis isolate MT/VB/25A 57/8 chromosome 17, ASM3005281v1, whole genome shotgun sequence genome encodes:
- the LOC110660502 gene encoding uncharacterized protein LOC110660502, with protein MAGGRWLRPEVYPLFAAVGVAVGICGLQLVRNICINPEVRVNKHDRAAGVLENFAEGEKYAEHGLRKFVRRRAPEIMPSVNSFFTDPK; from the exons ATGGCAGGAGGTCGATGGCTTAGACCTGAG GTGTATCCTCTGTTTGCCGCCGTTGGAGTTGCCGTTGGGATCTGTGGGTTGCAGCTGGTACGCAACATCTGCATCAACCCTGAAGTCAG GGTTAACAAGCACGACAGGGCTGCCGGAGTTTTGGAGAACTTTGCAGAGGGAGAAAAGTATGCTGAACATGGTTTAAGGAAATTCGTCCGCAGGAGGGCCCCCGAAATTATGCCATCCGTCAACAGCTTCTTCACAGATccaaaatga